The genomic segment ttcaacgctcattctccatttggtagagtgacgtaatacacgtaggataagcgatacgctaacaatattgcatgctaccaaaccgaatgaatgaaacccgctagaagggaatagaacacgtttttattccatcgaaaaagtctcctgtatgtataataatatttaatattattagaGCCAATAAGATCATTTTCATAATTGTGTGCGCGCTGCTCTGACTGACATTCGGTACCAAAGTATCATCTCCCACAATTCCTCttttaccacagcaatttgccaacaattacaaattTCGCATCAtggttttttatccatttatagttacattaacagtcgttccctcaccagcctgccTATTATCCttctcttaaagttaataagacaaaaaaaaatcatgttgtaACCAAGAAACTGCgaagcataaactcctctgtcctgaaggtgTCACAaaacttcacctctgactgttacactggagactccttccagaaatgctaAATGAACATCTCCCTTCAGTTACGAAAACATCACcgtataaaagatttttaaaatcgGTTTACGTCTCGCGTCCGTCGTAGAAATCCCTGTGAACAAGCTGGTACTATGAAAACCATAAAttcgaacgagtgcattaatatacgcCTGCAAAACTTTCAGAGAAAATTAATCAGTattttctggccaatcagaaaccAGAATGCAACAATTCAATACAAACATTCAATACTAGGTctaactaacaaacaaacaaattaactattcatgcacatctGGAGTTAAATCGAGTTTGGTCATGGGAGTGGTTGGTCCTCCTCTCAGCCCAGCCAGGTAGACTTGAAGTCTCGGTTTCGTTACTCTGTCCGTCTCTCTTCATCTGGCAGGCGGCTTCTTTTGGAAGGAACGTCTGCGTGGTGTTGTGTCTCCTCATGTGGCTCAGGTCAGTCTGCGTCGAGTGGGTTACCTTATGGCGCAGGTTCGCCTTGGAGTGCATTCAACAAAATATCATGTTAAACTTATTTCGGGGCTTTTCGGACAGCTTGAGCGTAATCTAATCATGCCAGTGTATTTCAGGTGGAGCTGCTTACCAGTTTGATGGCTTTCCATCTCAGCTCCCACTCGTTCCACTCGTAAGATCTGACGATGTTGCTCTCCAGCAGGTGTGTGTCCGTCTGTGTGCTGCTCTCACTTTTGCTGATGGGTTTCACCAACAATTTCTCACCTGACTGCATCTGTGAAGACAAACTTTCTAAGAAACGCTGCTTTGCACTGGCTCACCGcattgttgttgattattttcttgtcACTCTCAGGCTCACAGATGAGATGGACAAGGATGCGATTGCAGTTGAGTGGTTTTAATGTGCAGAGTGTGTGTGGAGTCTTCTTACGCAGCAACTGATTGGATCAGTATGTTGGATCAGTATGTTGGTGCTGGATCAGCCATATTTGTAGGCTAAGAGCGTTCATGGGGAATGGAGTTTGTGGTGGAGATCAGCGAGTAGGTCAAGGATGGGAAGGAGAAGACGCAAGTAAGTCACACGTCCATGATACCTGAGAGTACGGAGTGACGCTGGCAAACTGCTGATGAAGCTCGAGCAGCTGGATCAGCTCTGGGGATCTCTTCGCTCTTTCCACGATCAGTTCGATGTACTCGTCTGCATTTGAGGCGAACTGATATGCGGCCTGCTTGGAGCTGAAGCTGTAATATTTCTCCCTGTGCTTCAGGATGCTGATATTCGGATTGCCTTTGGAAAGGAACAACAGCAGACTGAGCTTCAGAAATATGGACATCTGCCTTAAAGCGTGtcctttattaattatatttaaaaGTCAGTACACTCACATCATTCGAAGTCTTCAAATATTTTCAAATGATCAAATGCATTCAAGAGTGACGTTGCTTTTTTGCATTTCATCCACTTTAAGGCAGTGAGAATTTTCTACAAGATGTTTTTTGAACACAgtgaaaataggctttactttttTCCATTTTGAGCAGTGAATGAAATATTTCAAGAGCAATAGTAAATTATTCATAACATAGTCCGCTTGTGAATCCTTCAGACTCGTCCCAAATGTTATGTTGTCCAGGGTAAGTGTGTCCTGTAGCTGGATTTTAGAAGAAAGCCAGTCCAAAAAGTCCTCCCAAAATGTTTTTGTGTAAATACATTGAAAGAAAAGATGGTCCGTAGTTTCAATATCTGATTCACAGAAAATATAGTTGTTATCAATACTGTCAATATTGAACCTCATTCTTAGCATTCCACTGGATGGATAAATCTCATTCAAAATCTTAACATGCGCTTCCTTCACCTTTGGACTTACAGGAAATTTTAGATATTGGGTCCTCCATTTTTTAACCTCTACTTCAGAGAACTTCTGAAAGATGGAATTTCTATTTGAACGTATTGGGTACAGATTATTATTCAAATGATTATGTAGGATTTTGTTTGGTATCTCTTTGTTAAGAAAGTCTTGTTCCATGATGTAGAGTATTGGAAGGTTAGGAGGAGGCAAACTCTCAGGATCAATGTTTTGTACAAGTTGTTTGACTGGTTGAGGAATTGCTTTGCATATTTTCTTAAATTCAGCTTTTTTGCAGGTAATATTATGAATGGAGCAGAAGTTTTCATATAACAGCCAGTTGCCCTGATTATCCATAAGGTGAGATATTAACCAAATACCTTTATCCATCCAGTGTTGCAAAAAGAGAGATTTTCCATGACACAGAACATATCTATTATTCCAAATCGGTGTTTGGTGTGGTGTAAAGTTGTGGTTGTACATAAGTTTCCAGCATAACAGAACCTGCTTGTGAAAGGACGCCAACTTGACTGGTAGTTTTTCTATATTAAAATCACATTTAAGGACAAACTCAATACCTCACATTTTTTTCAAATAAACCTCTGGAAAGACAAAATGAAATATTATTTCTACCTAGCAGAAaagattttaaccattttatttttaAGACAGCATTTAGACATTCAAAGTCAATTGCTTGTATGCCACCTTCTTTatattcttttataatttccGATTTTTTGATATCGTGAGCTCGTCTTGTGTTAACACTACTAgcagatttctttcttctgcctttcagcacattcatttcagtctgttaacaatgttaaaatgactcgtgtcagtgtgggtttcctcctggttctccagtgttCTCCAACTTCTCAAAGACACATCTAATGACTTATTGAGGCAACTCAGGATCTCTGATCTCAGACATATTCATCTACTgacttcatttccatctcaacaatCTGTTCATGAAAAAGAATTCTTCATCGACCCAGTATAATGTTCTTGATAAATCATGATGTAAGGAATAAAAGAGGATGAGGCATGCTGCTCCAGGAAACTAATCTGCGATGAGGTGGTGGGATGTGGCCCAACACAAAGTGGATTAGTTTCCACAAACAGCACGTCATGAAGAGTTCAGGCTCTTGTTAAGCCTGGAGCGCTCATACTGAGTGAAATGGAGATTATGTGGAAAAAAAGATCCACTTTTGTGATTTCTATTTGCAATAAACAATGCGAAATCAATAAAATATGGTTTTCCTTCCTGACAGCTGCGTCCTCCTCACTTTTAAAATGGCTCCAACATTCTTTAgggatgaagatcactttaaagatgtcacgaggaaaaagctgttcaagtgaaacaattgtaatttatcaacaaggctgaaagttgtgcttgaggtgtcagtaggtggaaaagtccagaaaattaagatccattctgtgagtctcatctcatctcattattaatcctaatcagtgcaGCTACATGAGTTATATTTCTGtactgaagggagatgaaatggttaatagaggagtgttcatgatctctctgtgtttgtgctcctcctctattgctctttcacacacagaaccaggaagtaactcctcatttcagagaaaacaaaactgatctctctctctctctctctctctctctctcggtgtgatttcaggaaaatggccaaggccagtatttcagtagatcagctttctgtggaccagttcatgtgtccagtgtgtctggatctcctgaaggatccggtgactatcctctgtggtcacagtttctgtaaggtgtgtattaatggctgctgggatcaggaggatcagaagggcgtctacagctgtcctcagtgcagagacactttcacgacaaggcctgttctacgcagaaacaacatgctggatgaagtggtggagaaactgaagaagactgaagtccaagctgcttctcctgctcactgttacgctggacctggagatgtggagtgtgatttctgcaccgggagaaaacacaaagccatcaagtcctgtctgatgtgtttggcttcttattgtgaaactcatctgaaacctcatctcgaacgtcctgctttgaaaaaacacacattaattgaagcctcagcaaaactccaagagaagatctgctctgaacatgaTGAAGTGCTGAAAgtctactgtcgtactgatcaaacctgcatctgttatttgtgtatgATGGATCATCACAAAGGTCACGACACCGTCACAGTCgcagcagaaagagctgagaaacaggtgagaactagaaatctttccagaattaaatcatcttaattatagtttcccatctagaaacaggtgctttagtcagtgatatgatttgaactttaatttcaatgtgtgtatcagggctttacattaacttttttgctcaccggccactgtgcctagtggttttcccgagtcactagccattcagcctttccactagccacaattttgttgccaggaaattgcagtttttttcttcaccatgatgcgttaaagttcggaagatctagatttaattatgaatggcagcgtataatgtatctctacagtagcactcaatactcagtgctgttaaggtcgctccctatatgaaaacatgcaaccagttgagacaaaaatataaacagagtattctgtttattgaactcaaattcaagccccttacaatatgaaatatcgtataatacgaaaaataacattcaatacaactgaactgattctaatattaaaagtccaattcaaaacatttatcactgaaaaacatttgatgttttgatatgcaagtattatgtgtattatcaagtattattatgtatattatgtattatcgggcggcacggtggtgtagtggttagcactgtcgcctcacagcaagaaggtcctgggttcgagccccagggccggcgagggcctttctgtgcggagtttgcatgttctccccgtgtccgtgtgggtttcctccgggtgctccggtttcccccacagtccaaagacatgcaggttaggttaactggtgactctaaattgaccgtaggtgtgaatgtgagtgtgaatggttgtctgtgtctatgtgtcagccctgtgatgacctggcgacttgtccagggtgtaccccgcctttcgcccgtagtcagctgggataggctccagctttcctgcgaccctgtactaggataaagcggctagagataatgagatgagatgagatgagattatgtattatcttttagtgtgtgtgtgaacatgtgtagaaagAGACATTAAATTTCCtcgttacattcatcatcagatgagtctgaatggtccatgaaaaatggtcttcgtgacctgaggcttccagcaggccataagttgatagctgaggtgagatcaacttctttccaatcgcgtgaacgtttctaaacagcagctccatcctctccagctcagccgacttcatgacagccagggactgaaagcaatgctgtcctgtagtgaaccagccgtcttcgcctgttttgattttatagtaccgatgtgtgcatttgacttttcgtggtcctttatagtttcgagtttaaaattactggtgcctgtctttgccagactttctacagtcttcgcagtacagggtatttttggttttgctatgaactagccaatctcacccaaacttccatttgtcattgaactgtcttatcttcctattagcgtcttgttcatctccatggccggagccagctatgaggcctccGCGttctggacctcggtcatttttaagagctgaaaatacatttgtacgctaaatattcaactggataaaaaataaagaataacattaaaacgtctctgtaaaaagtgcgttgataattatgttaaacgttgattctgtcttctgtgtttgTTTGGtgtgcgcggctctgagaccaagaacacaaacgcgaatgagcgcgcgactcggcggaggaacgcagtgcaggagacacggggttttcataggaaccatcagtgcactttcatcaagctgttcaatttacattttcgaagcagcgcagttgtagccagatgcacagcttgtgaacaggcaaggcaggcaactgtttggggccccctggcccaggggccccccaagaGTCGGGGccagagggcttatttattttgatttttattgtttttattgttctttaccattgtattttcacatttggaattgaaaaaaaaaattggtttcatacatttttctttggtgtcagattatttattacatattggtgatgaacactggtcagaagggccccctggaaattttttcttggggccacaacagactctagaatcgcctctggttgtagcctgccttgtttgtgattttaaaaataaataatttgttaagccaaagcaatagagtggaaagtttcaacttatgtttgccttgggtaactttgcctaaaacatggtggtgtatactgattttttttttcccagaattttttttttttgtgtgtgtgtgtgtgtgtgtgtgtaggtgtaacggatgccaggttgttaatgtatctcagttccataggctacatggttagggcatcttttgtcctcattgcttgggccagatcaaaccattaaacaagcttaaattattcttactcttgccacatacatgatttttttttcaaaactgatgatattcagttcaaacaccattaagagtaatttcaggaatagatctcttgtgtggcgtgtaattcactctctcatttaaatatggtgaACATTTTTCG from the Neoarius graeffei isolate fNeoGra1 chromosome 2, fNeoGra1.pri, whole genome shotgun sequence genome contains:
- the LOC132878056 gene encoding E3 ubiquitin/ISG15 ligase TRIM25-like; its protein translation is MAKASISVDQLSVDQFMCPVCLDLLKDPVTILCGHSFCKVCINGCWDQEDQKGVYSCPQCRDTFTTRPVLRRNNMLDEVVEKLKKTEVQAASPAHCYAGPGDVECDFCTGRKHKAIKSCLMCLASYCETHLKPHLERPALKKHTLIEASAKLQEKICSEHDEVLKVYCRTDQTCICYLCMMDHHKGHDTVTVAAERAEKQSELKEEQMKSQQRIQEKQKKMQELKQAVNTIKLSAQTAVEDSERIFTELISSMEKKRWEVTELIRDQEKAELSRAERLLEQLEQEIADLQRRVTELEQLSHTHDHIHFLQVTLTV